A region from the Paraburkholderia youngii genome encodes:
- a CDS encoding IS3 family transposase (programmed frameshift), protein MTSKAKRAQYTLEFKLEAVRLVKAGQSMAAVAGTLGVVEQTLYNWVKADREGKLAGAGTKPVSPEQMELARLRAEVARLKMERDILKKAGRVLRQGVDVKYAFIERNRRQWPVSVLCEVLEVSPSGYHQHRQRTAQDKPYRSRVSDDALVAHIKAIHAQVRGEYGWPRMWKELLTHGVRVGKERVRKLMARHGIRARHKRKYIATTNSNHDLPVAPNLLARNFTATAPNQVWTSDITYLATAEGWVYLAVIIDLFSRQVVGWSMQPHMKAELVTDALRMAWFRRRPEAGVIVHSDRGAQYCSGLFQDTLKAYGMRSSMSRRGDCWDNAPTESLWGSLKVARMHGRHFATRRAAMDEVIDWLGFYNARRLHSTLDYVSPMNFEKNWFAAQQGEAA, encoded by the exons ATGACGAGCAAGGCAAAGCGAGCGCAGTACACGCTCGAGTTCAAGCTGGAAGCGGTGCGACTGGTCAAGGCCGGGCAAAGCATGGCGGCGGTGGCGGGGACACTGGGGGTGGTTGAACAGACGCTGTACAACTGGGTGAAGGCTGACCGGGAAGGCAAGTTGGCGGGAGCAGGCACGAAGCCTGTGAGCCCGGAGCAGATGGAACTGGCGCGGCTGCGTGCCGAAGTGGCTCGCCTGAAGATGGAGCGAGATATTTTAAAAAAAGCGG GCCGCGTACTTCGCCAAGGAGTCGATGTGAAGTACGCGTTCATCGAGCGCAATCGACGCCAATGGCCGGTCTCTGTACTATGCGAAGTGCTGGAAGTTAGTCCCAGCGGATATCATCAGCATCGACAACGCACCGCGCAGGACAAACCGTACCGAAGTCGCGTGAGCGACGACGCGCTGGTCGCGCACATCAAGGCGATTCACGCGCAGGTCAGGGGCGAATATGGCTGGCCTCGAATGTGGAAGGAACTACTCACGCATGGCGTGCGCGTGGGCAAGGAGCGGGTTCGCAAGCTGATGGCCCGGCATGGCATTCGAGCCCGCCACAAGCGCAAATACATCGCGACGACGAACTCGAACCACGATTTGCCGGTGGCGCCCAATCTGCTTGCGCGCAACTTCACTGCAACTGCCCCGAATCAGGTCTGGACGAGCGATATCACCTATCTGGCGACAGCCGAGGGCTGGGTGTACCTCGCGGTTATCATTGACCTGTTCAGCCGACAGGTGGTGGGCTGGTCGATGCAGCCGCACATGAAGGCGGAACTGGTCACGGACGCATTGCGCATGGCGTGGTTCCGGCGCCGCCCGGAAGCTGGCGTAATTGTACATAGCGACAGGGGCGCCCAGTATTGCAGCGGCCTGTTTCAGGACACCTTGAAGGCCTATGGCATGCGCTCGTCGATGAGCCGACGCGGCGATTGTTGGGATAACGCGCCGACCGAAAGTCTGTGGGGTTCGCTGAAGGTAGCACGCATGCATGGCCGGCACTTCGCTACACGGCGTGCCGCAATGGATGAAGTAATTGATTGGCTGGGCTTTTACAATGCACGACGGTTGCACTCGACACTCGACTACGTCAGCCCCATGAATTTCGAGAAGAACTGGTTCGCGGCTCAGCAAGGCGAAGCCGCATAA
- a CDS encoding DMT family transporter produces the protein MTAEAGVALMVVTTATFAAGDSVVKIIGTAVPLTAILLGRYIFQAIALGAWQARHGISRFGHIGTLRLQVLRAFLLLLNSACTFAGLRLLALPVATSLAMMAPLISTLLAATLLNEEVSKAKWFMVTLGFIGMLIVVRPGSGQFSWAVAFPIGAATTFACFQVVSSKLSMAGDPVTTNFFTALIASIALASLLWVDQAALLPAIHDVRAGGWLLVILMASLATSGHLLMLQALRRTPLAVLTPFGYAQLAFATFFSWLLFGKMSLPPKNESLAEQVNSSKEKKNDDEQGKASAVHARVQAGSGATGQGRAKHGGGGGDTGGG, from the coding sequence ATGACAGCCGAAGCTGGCGTCGCTCTCATGGTAGTCACGACTGCGACTTTCGCTGCAGGTGATTCCGTCGTCAAGATCATTGGCACAGCGGTCCCGTTGACAGCAATTCTTCTTGGACGCTACATCTTTCAGGCAATCGCCCTTGGCGCCTGGCAGGCCAGACACGGCATTAGTCGTTTCGGGCACATCGGCACGCTGCGGCTCCAGGTGTTGCGTGCGTTTCTCCTGCTTCTCAATTCAGCCTGCACATTTGCCGGATTGCGCCTGTTGGCATTACCGGTCGCCACGTCGCTGGCGATGATGGCACCACTCATTTCAACGCTGCTCGCGGCGACTCTGCTCAACGAAGAAGTGTCCAAGGCAAAGTGGTTCATGGTTACGCTTGGCTTCATTGGGATGCTGATCGTCGTCAGGCCCGGAAGCGGTCAGTTCAGTTGGGCAGTGGCATTTCCTATAGGGGCTGCCACAACTTTTGCGTGTTTTCAGGTTGTCTCAAGCAAGTTGTCGATGGCTGGCGACCCTGTTACAACCAATTTCTTCACAGCCCTGATAGCGAGCATCGCACTAGCGTCGCTTTTATGGGTCGATCAAGCTGCTCTTCTTCCCGCAATTCATGACGTAAGGGCGGGAGGCTGGCTATTGGTCATTTTGATGGCGTCGCTTGCCACTTCGGGTCATCTCCTTATGCTTCAGGCCTTGCGAAGAACGCCGCTTGCTGTGCTGACTCCGTTCGGCTATGCGCAGCTTGCCTTCGCCACGTTTTTTAGCTGGCTGCTGTTCGGTAAGATGAGCTTGCCCCCGAAAAACGAATCCCTTGCTGAGCAGGTAAACTCAAGCAAGGAGAAGAAGAACGATGACGAGCAAGGCAAAGCGAGCGCAGTACACGCTCGAGTTCAAGCTGGAAGCGGTGCGACTGGTCAAGGCCGGGCAAAGCATGGCGGCGGTGGCGGGGACACTGGGGGTGGTTGA